A segment of the Salvelinus sp. IW2-2015 linkage group LG23, ASM291031v2, whole genome shotgun sequence genome:
ATATAACAATATAAGTACTGAAACACACTGCCCCTGCAACAGACTCTTATTGTAACATACCTAGAAACTACTTTACAAAAAGGCAGCCACGTGAAGAGATAAGGATATAATAACTTCAACCTAAAGCAAACCAATCATGGCATGACAGAATAGGCAGAGAAAATATGATTGCAACATGGACTATGTTGACTATTGAATGCCCTTCATGTGCATACCTGTATAACCACAATGCAAGAACAGTGTACATTCCCAATGATGCAAAATGTCCTTCACACATCGATAGGAGAGGACACACACTACTTATCATGAGAGTGAATTCAGTCTTATAATAGcatactacactgctcaaaaaaataaagggaacacttaaacaacacaatgtaactccaagtcaatcacacttctgtgaaatcaaactgtccacttaggaagcaacactgattgacaatacatttcacatgctgttgtgcaaatggaatagacaaaaggtggaaattataggcaattagcaagaacacccCCAATAAATGAGTGGTTCTGcagggtggtgaccacagaccacttctcagttcctatgcttcctggatgatgttttggtcacttttgaatgctggcggtgcttcactctagtggtagcatgagacggagtcacaacccacacaagtggctcaggtagtgcagctcatccaggatggcacatcaatgcgagctgtggcaagaaggtttgctgtgtctgtcagcgtagtgtccagagcatggaggctaccagagacaggccagtacatcaggagacatggaggaggccgtaggagggcaacaacccagcagcaggaccactacctccgcctttgtgcaaggaggagcaggtggagcactgccagagccctgcaaaatgacctccagcaggccacaaatgtgcatgtgtctgctcaaacggtcagaaacagactccatgagggtggtatgagggcccgacgtccacaggtggggttgtgcttacagcccaacaccgtgcaggacgtttggcatttgccagagaacaccaagattggcaaattcgccactggcgccctgtgctcttcacagatgaaagcaggttcacactgagcacatgtgacaggcgtgacagagtctggagacgccgtgagagacgttctgctgcctgcaacatcctccagcatgaccggtttggcggtggtcagtcatggtgggggtggcatttctttgggggccgcacagccctccatgtgctcaccagaggtagcctgactgccattaggtaccgagataagATCCtgcagaccccttgtgagaccatatgctggtgcggttggtcctgggttcctcctaatgcaagacaatgctagacctcatgtggctggagtgtgtcagcagttcctgcaagaggaaggcattgatgctatggactggcccgcccgttccccagacctgaatccaattgagcacatctgggacattatgtctcgctccatccaccaacgccacgttgcaccacagactgtccaggagttggcggatgctttagtccaggtctgggaggagatgcctccggagaccatccgccacctcatcaggagcatgcccaggcgttgagtggaggccacacacactactgagcctcattttgacttgttttaaggacattacagcaaagttggatcagcctgtagtgtggttatCCACTTTAATTtcgagtgtgactccaaatccagacctccatgggttgatacatttttgtgtgattttgttgtcagcacattcaactatgtaaagaaaaaggtatttaataagaatatttcattcattcagatctaggatgtgttattttagtgttccctttatttttttgagcagtgtatttagaaCACCAAACCATGACAATCCTCTCAGAGGGAAAAGAAAATAACTGAAAAACAAAAAGTCATATTTAGAAAAAGTTGAGAAGAAAAAACATCCCATGATCCTTCAGAGCTTGAAATACAACTTTTAAAAAGGTCACTCCAGCAAGTAGATCAACAGTCTTCAAAACATTGAACATTCACAACTTTTAGAAGTTCAAAGTTCTAACATGTTGGCGGGAAACATCTAAGTTTAAAGTAGCAGCCATTGTGATTCTGTCTGTTGCAGTCTCCGTGTGATGTCGTCATAAGTGTAGTTGGCACAACCAGCTCAAACAGGTACAGAGACAACGCATCTGTACTGCGCATTGCATTGCCATTCTCAGGATATAGAGACAATTCATCTGAACTGCCCATTGTCCTGGCCATTCTCCAGGTATACAGACACAGCTCACTTGTACTGCCCAATGTCATAGCCATTCTCTGGATATAAATGTTCATCTGTATTGGTTACTCCATTGCTTACCTCTAAAAAAGYAGAGAAAAAAGAAGAGTTCAACTTTGACCCTCACTCTTTTCCATTCTTGATTTGGTTCAGTGGGTTAGTTGGAGAATAGTGCTGGCAacatcagggttgtgggtttgatacaTGTATGGGCTACATACtgattatactgtatgtttccgTGTCAACTTCCAACAGTTCTGtcagttgctttggataaaagtgtctgctaaatgcctatattatatttgatttattacGGACCTGAGAATATGAGTTTCTCCTTCATGATGTTGACGTCTCGGCTGGGCCGGCGTGTCACAGCACTCAGCATGATCTGCTCTGGGTTGTAGTTCTGCATGCCACTCATCCTCCATCTGACAYGGCGACACCGCACCGTCAGAGACACATTTAGAGTCAATATAAACATAGTCAAATGATGAATACATATTGATGAATACATATCTAAATGAAACAGTGTACACTGAGTACAAGCGTTTGAGCTTCAGACACAAGTAAAGCACAAGGACAGAAAACAACAAAGCAACATGGGAGTCACCCCAGTTACCTGATCAAGTGATAGCTGACAGACGCCAGAGTGCAGCAGAGAAACGTAGCATGCAGATCAGGCAGAACAAAATCAGTCGGAACAGATCAGGCAGAACAGAGGACAAATagggaagaacgagagagaggagggaatgaaagaggacataagaaaaaaatatgatatggacaaacagaaggagagaaattgccagatgaggagaagagagacagggcagtgaaagggaaagagcagaAGCGTCAGTTTAGAAGCAGAAGGCTACGCAACACAAAGTTCAGAACACACAGACCTTTACATTTACACAACAGTCCTGAGAAACACTTAGTACATCAGACTAGACAATGGAGCAGAGCAGACATATCACTGAAGTGTGTGCATCCAGCTTTATTCGCGGATCAGTGTAGTAGAGAACTTTGCAGTGTTATTACAATACTCTGGAAATACTCAAAAGTGTGAGGGTGAGGGGTATGCTGCAAATACACAACCATTCACAGCTAAATGAAAGGAGATTCAGTTTGATCGTAATGGAAAATGGGAACTTACTTTTGAAAGATGAATATTCCTGTAACTATGGCGATGGAGACAAGATCTGAGGTGATCCAGACTAAGCAGTATTCATATGGGCTCTGTAAACAAGAACAGTTGTTCAGAACCAACATCCACCACTAGATCGCAGCATCACCACAAATATACTATACCTCTTATCATGATGAACATGCGATGACGATCAGAACATGAATGAAACTACTTGAGTTTTAAGTCCTAGTCTCGAGCTGTGTCCTTGGGTCTGCTGCTGTGTRCCCGTGCCTCACTTCGCTCTTACCCAGCTATTCTGCTGTTCCCTAGTCACTATCTGTACTCTCCCCTGCGATCCCCAGCCTCTCTGTGTTGCCTTGCCTCTGTACTGTAGCAGTTAAAAGGGGTACCCAGTCATAGAAAATGTACTGTTACACTCATGGGTATCTTCCATATGTCTATACTGTACTAAAAGTGTAGTTATTGCAATGAAGTGGTGTAGACGGAGATTCTTACCATGAGCCAGATGGGGTAGGGCACCTTGCGGAGGACCTGGGGGGCGTCGGAGGAGACAGAAGGCACTCCGCTGCACCACAGCACTGAGTAAAGCCACGGCTCATTCACCGGGTACACCATCACACTCATGTTGTTCACCAGGAAGTCCCTACAAAGATAAATAGTTATTGGACATGCTGGTCTGTGAGTAACCGTAACGCAGGGTGAGGTTAGGGTTTAAGATAAGATTCTAGGACTTTTTAGATGACATGTTTGGACCTCCCAGATAACATTTTGGACAATCCCAGCAGGtgaatggttagggttagagtttgaGAGTAACAGTAGTATGTCTTACTGAATGTCCTTGTTACTGGCCTGTGAGTAGCGCAGGGTGAGGCTGCTGATGCCCCTGTGTCTGAGCTCCTCCACTGACAGTTTCTCTAAGGAGGTCTGCTGCAGCCCCCTGACACGGCCCCTGTCTGTGTCCGGGGTCCATGTCACCTAAAAAACCACAGGGCACAAGACACAGGGTAAGAGTCTGGACCTGCTTTTTGATTTACACATTTCTACCAATGTTGCTAAGGACTCAGTGACAGATAGATACACAGAAAGTCCTCCTCACCCTCTTCTGTGATATCCCAGACCTCTGGACGGCCCACAGGGTGTCCATGATCCAGGTCTTGTAGTGTGGGTGTTCTGGGGGAGGTCTATGGAGGTTTAACAGGGCTGAGCGGTTGGCCCTGGCTGTCAGGCGGAGCATCTCTACCAGGCTACACACTGTCAGATTCCCCATTCGGTTCCGGTCCCTCCCTGTCAGAGACCCAACCGTCCAGTAGGGGTCgctctggagagagaagagaggtgtttTATTTTATGAAGTGATGCAAAGTGGAGTGAAAAAATATACTTGGTGtggggagagggaaggatagaCTAGAGAAGGGGAGAGACTAAGAGAAAGAGCAATacaaggagggggagagacataTACCcattgagagggggagagagagagagagagagagagaggggagagaggtaccTCCAAAAACCACTGCCCCGCATTTAGAGAGCGAATCTCTGTCCAATTGAAGAGAGAGGCGTCCTCGTGCTGTTTGTCTGGAAAGACCTTGGCGATGTTAGTGGTCCTTCTCAGGGTGCGGTCTCGCATCAGGAAGGGCACCCCGTCCAGACTGTAGAGGACAGTTGGGAACACAGACTGACATCACTGAACCAGTAACACTTATGTCATTTATGTCACTGctttcataaataaaataaagaggtTCTGTGGCAATGGGAGTACTAAAATGGGCCTGTAATAACAGGCTATAATGCACTAGTGAAAAGGAATGGATGTGAGATTAAAATGGTCTTAAAACAAGTTGACTATATCAAAAGCAGGGTCAGAATGGGGGTGTTTAGATTTTCTCCATAACCTTTTACACGCTGTGAATGTTGCTATGGCTTCACTACAGAAAGGCCCACCCGTCGTTACCGGTCTACTGTAGAGAACTCATTACTCCTAACATTAAGGTGGTAGGGTGGGGTTAGGTTATTGGCTGGTAGAGTATGGTTGGGTACCTGACGGAGACGTCGGCCTCCAGGGAGCTGACCCCCTGTTGCAGGGCCTTGTTGAAGGACATCAGGGTGTTCTCTGGAGCCAGCTAcagcacaggacacacacacacacacaggaggtacAATGGGTTATCAGGTGTTGTTAGAATTTGATGGCAGTCATTTGAGCTAGTGGTGGAAAGGcaaattatttcagctttaatgaAATAGGAAATAGGTTAGCAGCCGAATACATGTGGAGATTCCTTAGGATCTACATGAAGCGACTAGAGAGTAGGGGGCAAGAAGATATTTCTGTAGGGGGACACGGACTCACCATTGGAGCCCCCCGTCTTCCAATGACATCAGGTCGAGGTTTGAGGCTGTTCCTGTCCATGATGCAGGGTGAGGTGATGGCAAGGGGAGCCATGTAGAGGACCAGCAGGACACTTAGGTAGACAAGCAGCACAATCAAGTGGAACTCTGGGAAGGAGGAAGACCATAGAGTGAGGACATTAGTTCCCAGATTTCTGACTGCTGCTGCAATCATTGTTCATTATCAAACATCTTTATGGTTATAATGATAATAATCATGAAGTAATGTAATAATGTATAATATTGATATTATTGGTATCCTGATTTGAGTTACAGTGAAAGCCAATCAAAATCCAACCCAATACTTACTGGTTCTCCCTGCACGGATCACATGTCCAGCGACCAGCCAACCCAGCGCTGTGACAGCAGCCAGAGCTCCTATGTGCAGGAAAGGACCTGTGGACTGAATTACAACACAGGAAGACAGGAGTTTTATAAccttgttcacacacacatacatacacacacacacacacacacacacacacacacgtagagaaACCAACAAATAGAGATGTTGACCTGTAGCGATATAAGAATGATGTCCCATTCGTCCCCCCACACGTCACTGATGGAGACCACCCCACTGACAGTGGTGATCAAGGCAGCCAACACACTAATCTGTGGGGACCAACATATCACAGTTTGATTTGTTCTACACATTCCTATGCAGGGATAACAGTAACATGGTATTCCTTTCCTCATCAGTAGGTCAGAGTTCATTTGAAGGCCTACCTTGTGGATCCAGTAGAGGTTCAGCTGCTGTCCCAGTGAAATATGACAGAGTGCTAAAATCTGGATACGAACAGCGCCACAATCAGGTTATATCTTACTGAACCTGCAGCAGCAACATGTGTTTTACTGTGTGTACAGGCATTTAACCAAACATGAAACTTACTCACCATTAAAAATGTTATGTAACTAAAGCCGACTGCGGTGGTTGCGAGAATGGGGACAGTGCCGTCCTTCCATTCCCCAGAACGGTTGTATAGTAacctgagaaagagagacagagggtgtgGAAGGTGAGCCAGTGTCTTGATAAGAAGAGGACCAGCCCTGATAGGAGATATTGAAATATGCACACATTAAATTACTAATTGAAAACTGCTCAAAAGAGAGACTGCTTCTGGGGGACAGAAACAATGGTGCAAACTCAGCTCACAGCCACTCTGGTAAGGACTAACTTACACTCACCAGTTGAATTGGTTGTAGTCATTGTGGGCCTCCAACCAGAAGTAAGCCCagaagaggagcagggagaaGGTGCTGCACAAGATGATGAACCATGCACATTCCCACTGGTGAACACACAACAGAATGAAGAAGACATGTACTTTCTATAACACTTTTAACATAACGTTCCACAACCTTCAYCTTAAACAATCACACAACGTGTAAAACAAGTTAAAACAAATTACCTCTTAAAACGAAACAAAACCGTATAAAAATCAAATTTTTATGAATTTCCCCTTTGATTGGTAACATAACTTCCACCTTTCATCTGTCCTCTGGCATGACTGGCATGAAAGTCTGGTCAGATTACCAGGCACTTCTCCCATAGTAATTGACTGGATTGAGGGGGGTAAAACAGGTCAGGGGCGCATGCAGAAAGGGAACAAGGTTGCGAAATAGCAAATTTCCcagttataattattttattgagGGGAAATGTActtactgtgacatgtggttgtctcacctagccatcttaagatgaatgcactaactgtaagtcactctggataaaagcatctggtaAATTACTAAAARGTAAATAAGTAATTATAAAGAATATGGAATAATGTCAGCTGTATTCATGACATCTCTATCTGCCATGTTTTACAACGTTTGCGTACTGAATGTGGCCCAGGTCAGACCACAGCCAGGTGGAGTTGACCAGTGATCAGCTTTACATCTCATGCTGGCCAGACTAGTGCTGCATCTCTTCCACATCTCCTACAGTCTATTATTAGATGCCTGGCGATAATGTGTAGACGCGTGGTAGTTAAGAGGGGAATACCACATTAACACTTACACTGCACTCAGAGGAAAGGCTAGGAATCTCATCAGTGAGGCCTCACCTTCTGCTGGTTAGAGTTAATGCACAGGGGAGAATGGGAGAGTAGAGGGCTGGTGTTTTAATGAAGTCTGGTTTCTGAGGTAACCACCACACTACTTCTGTTGAGGTAGTCAATTACCTGGTCTCACACAATACTTCACAGCCGtgacaagactgtgtgtgtgtgtgtgtgtctgtgtgtgtctgtgtgtgtacagtcctgtgaaaaagtatttgcccactACATAAGTTTCTCTACtgttgtatattttttatattgaacATTATCAGATCtccaaccaaaacctaatattagataaagggaacctgagtgaacaaataacacaacgattacatacttatttcatttatttcataatcAAAGTTATGCAatacccaatgcccctgtgtgaaaaagtaattgccaccTGACACTCAACTGGTTGGTGTGCCACCTTTAACTGCAATGACTCCAatcaaacgcttcctgtagttgttgatcagtctctcacatcagtgtggaggaattttgtcccactcttgCATACAGAACttctttaactcagcgacatttgtgggttttcaagcatgaactgctggtttcaagtcctgccacaacatctcaattgggattaggtctggactttgactggcTATTCCAAAACTTCACATTATTGCTTTTTAACCATGTTCATgttgacttgattgtgtgttttgatcattgtcttgctgcatgacccagctgcgcttcagattcagctcacagacagatggcctgacattctcctgtagaattctctgatacagagcaaaATACATGGTTCCTTCttttaaggcaagtcgtccaggtcctgaggtaGCAAAGTATCCCCAAAACATCACACTTCCACCACAATGGGTGACTGTTGGTATttggttcttactgtggaatgaagtgtttggttttcgccaagCATTAtggacccatgtcatccaaaaagtgatacttttgactcatctgtccagagaacattcttccaagagtcttgatgatcatccaggtgcttacaggtgcttttttggcaaacttcagtCAACTTTTTGCATGAGATGGGTCCAATTATGTCTAMSGAAAACCAAACATTGCATTCCAAAGTAAGAAACTCAtaccaacagtgaagcatggtggtggtagtgtgatggtttgggga
Coding sequences within it:
- the LOC111950690 gene encoding glycerophosphodiester phosphodiesterase domain-containing protein 5 isoform X1, translating into MVKHQPLQQVYEKQLCLSFLTGIYGCRWKRYQRSHDNSSKWECAWFIILCSTFSLLLFWAYFWLEAHNDYNQFNWLLYNRSGEWKDGTVPILATTAVGFSYITFLMILALCHISLGQQLNLYWIHKISVLAALITTVSGVVSISDVWGDEWDIILISLQSTGPFLHIGALAAVTALGWLVAGHVIRAGRTKFHLIVLLVYLSVLLVLYMAPLAITSPCIMDRNSLKPRPDVIGRRGAPMLAPENTLMSFNKALQQGVSSLEADVSVSLDGVPFLMRDRTLRRTTNIAKVFPDKQHEDASLFNWTEIRSLNAGQWFLESDPYWTVGSLTGRDRNRMGNLTVCSLVEMLRLTARANRSALLNLHRPPPEHPHYKTWIMDTLWAVQRSGISQKRVTWTPDTDRGRVRGLQQTSLEKLSVEELRHRGISSLTLRYSQASNKDIQDFLVNNMSVMVYPVNEPWLYSVLWCSGVPSVSSDAPQVLRKVPYPIWLMSPYEYCLVWITSDLVSIAIVTGIFIFQKWRMSGMQNYNPEQIMLSAVTRRPSRDVNIMKEKLIFSEVSNGVTNTDEHLYPENGYDIGQYK
- the LOC111950690 gene encoding glycerophosphodiester phosphodiesterase domain-containing protein 5 isoform X2 — translated: MILALCHISLGQQLNLYWIHKISVLAALITTVSGVVSISDVWGDEWDIILISLQSTGPFLHIGALAAVTALGWLVAGHVIRAGRTKFHLIVLLVYLSVLLVLYMAPLAITSPCIMDRNSLKPRPDVIGRRGAPMLAPENTLMSFNKALQQGVSSLEADVSVSLDGVPFLMRDRTLRRTTNIAKVFPDKQHEDASLFNWTEIRSLNAGQWFLESDPYWTVGSLTGRDRNRMGNLTVCSLVEMLRLTARANRSALLNLHRPPPEHPHYKTWIMDTLWAVQRSGISQKRVTWTPDTDRGRVRGLQQTSLEKLSVEELRHRGISSLTLRYSQASNKDIQDFLVNNMSVMVYPVNEPWLYSVLWCSGVPSVSSDAPQVLRKVPYPIWLMSPYEYCLVWITSDLVSIAIVTGIFIFQKWRMSGMQNYNPEQIMLSAVTRRPSRDVNIMKEKLIFSEVSNGVTNTDEHLYPENGYDIGQYK